In Carya illinoinensis cultivar Pawnee chromosome 7, C.illinoinensisPawnee_v1, whole genome shotgun sequence, the following are encoded in one genomic region:
- the LOC122315086 gene encoding protein ALWAYS EARLY 2 isoform X2, whose amino-acid sequence MAPARKPKSVNKRFSTINDVTPKKDGRNLGKSSLRKKYSDKLGPQWSKEELGRFYEAYRKYGKDWKKVAAVVRNRSIDMVEALYTTNRAYLSLPEGTASVVGLIAMMTDYYNILEESDSERESNGASASWKPLKHKRRKVQLSDSKDIFQSRSIASSDGYLSLLNRRNCDGAQPRAVRKRTPRFPVSFSHKKDVAETYASPSKRGRKLEVDTNDDKVARVAALTLAEASQRGGSPQISQTSYRRTEHITSSPAQSWERMHAQSDTAHAKLRDAAIDENWVVSSMRSRGAENGDFARDTSSLMDMEGVGTVEVHKQGRKFYRREKVEDIENDQYDDGCEACSGTEEGINFGSLQGKVDIEISNTKSDRFSVHGQRKRSKKLFFEDETMGFHALQTLADLSLSTMESESSVQLKEERIIFDMDYKSSAPEATSISHHEDKNILSGAKEKAVNAISRVDGTTSKMSKLVRDSSVDIIVTSEAKEELLPVDKPLKRKRKPTISKVLTEEENKPVVKAKRSGQSFTFSKQWKLSEGSLDIDHRRVEADLAVSAEQIPVANHASLSTKRRRRRKMSLPKLSTAEETKSYEKILKNRLKYSTSSHDKALLKEKLSCYLSSRMVRRWCTFEWFYSAIDYPWFAKREFVEYLNHVGLGHIPRLTRVEWGVIRSSLGKPRRFSEHFLHEEREKLRQYRESVRKHYNELRAGIREGLPTDLARPLSVGQRVIALHPKTRELYDGSVLTVDHDKCRVQFDSPEIGVEFVMDIDCMPLNPSDNMPEALRRQNFATGKFSLISKEPQINGHLSFEGSMMSASSGHMERVSSAVNSMLKQGKVDANHAVSQAKAAAIDIIQASNNQPCMLAQNQAREADIIALSEMNRALDRKEALLMELRSTNNDVVEKQNNGGCSLKDSEPFKKHYAMVLVQLKEASGQVSSALLDLRQRNTYPGNTLPPWMKLPTNSNVHCGLTSSDNSSISRESASSIVEIVKGSRLKAHTMVDAAIQAFTLRKEGEDAFVRIGQALDSFDNQQLTSDSRVPVIRRQQQDTGSLGNHSQMSFYTSEPLVTSDASVKRLCNDSDEIEAQIPSELITSCVAALLMIQTCTERQYPPADVAQILDSALTSLHPCCPQNLPIYREIQMCVGRIKTQILALIPT is encoded by the exons ATGGCCCCGGCAAGAAAACCTAAAAGTGTGAATAAGCGATTTTCTACTATAAATGATGTCACTCCAAAGAAAGATGGTAGGAACTTGGGCAAAAGTTCGCTGCGG AAGAAATATTCCGATAAATTAGGGCCTCAATGGAGCAAGGAGGAGCTTGGGCGTTTTTATGAAGCCTATCGGAAGTATGGGAAAGACTGGAAGAAG GTGGCTGCTGTAGTGCGTAACAGATCCATCGATATGGTAGAGGCTCTCTACACTACAAACCGG GCATACTTATCTTTGCCAGAGGGTACGGCTTCCGTGGTTGGTCTCATAGCTATGATGACAGATTACTATAATATCCTG GAAGAGAGTGATAGTGAAAGGGAGAGCAATGGCGCTTCAGCATCTTGGAAACCTCTGAAACACAAGCGGCGGAAAGTTCAGCTTAGTGACTCAAAAGATATTTTCCAGTCTCGGTCAATTGCATCAAGTGATGGATATTTATCTCTGCTGAACAGGAGAAACTGTGATG GTGCCCAGCCTCGTGCAGTGAGGAAAAGGACACCTCGGTTTcctgtttcattttcacatAAGAAAGACGTTGCAGAAACTTATGCTTCACCAAGTAAAAGAGGCCGGAAGTTAGAGGTTGATACCAATGATGACAAAGTCGCACGTGTGGCAGCATTGACATTAGCTGAGGCTTCACAGAGAGGAGGCTCTCCCCAGATTTCTCAAACATCATACAGAAGAACAGAACATATAACATCCTCACCAGCTCAGAGCTGGGAAAGAATG CATGCACAATCTGACACGGCTCATGCCAAGCTCCGTGATGCTGCCATTGATGAAAACTGGGTGGTAAGTAGTATGAGAAGCAGGGGAGCCGAAAATGGAGATTTTGCTAGAGATACTAGCTCCTTGATGGATATGGAAGGTGTAGGGACTGTTGAAGTTCATAAACAGGGGAGGAAGTTTTACAGAAGGGAGAAAGTGGAAGACATTGAAAATGATCAGTATGATGATGGATGTGAAGCCTGTAGTGGTACTGAAGAAGGAATTAACTTTGGTTCCCTTCAAGGAAAAGTTGATATAGAGATTTCAAATACAAAATCTGACCGATTCTCTGTACATGGTCAAAGGAAGAGAAGCAAGAAACTTTTCTTTGAAG ATGAAACTATGGGCTTCCATGCCCTGCAGACATTGGCTGATTTGTCTCTATCCACAATGGAATCTG AATCATCAGTTCAGTTGAAGGAAGAAAGAATAATTTTTGATATGGATTATAAATCCAGTGCACCAGAAGCTACATCTATTAGCCACCATGAAGACAAAAATATACTCTCAGGGGCGAAAGAGAAGGCAGTAAATGCAATCTCTAGGGTTGATGGCACAACCTCCAAGatgtcaaaacttgtgaggGACTCATCAGTTGATATTATTGTTACTTCTGAAGCAAAAGAAGAGCTTCTGCCTGTTGATAAACCGTTGAAACGAAAGCGCAAGCCCACTATATCAAAg GTCTTAACTGAAGAAGAGAATAAACCAGTGGTCAAAGCTAAACGCTCTGGTCAGAGTTTTACCTTCTCAAAACAATGGAAATTGTCAGAAGGTTCCTTGGATATTGATCATCGAAGAGTGGAGGCTGATTTAGCTGTATCAGCTGAACAAATTCCTGTGGCGAACCATGCTAGTTTATCAACTAAACGACGAAGGAGACGTAAAATGAGTCTACCGAAGTTATCAACCGCAGAAGAGACAAAGtcttatgaaaaaattttgaaaaatagactTAAATACTCCACCTCATCACATGACAAAGCCCTCCTAAAA GAAAAGCTTTCATGTTACCTTTCATCTCGTATGGTCCGTAGATGGTGCACTTTTGAATGGTTTTATAGCGCAATTGACTACCCTTGGTTTGCAAAAAGGGAGTTTGTGGAGTACTTAAATCATGTTGGACTGGGGCACATCCCAAGGCTCACTCGTGTCGAATGGGGTGTCATAAGGAG TTCTCTTGGTAAACCTCGGAGGTTCTCTGAACATTTTCTTCatgaagaaagagagaaacttaGGCAATATCGGGAATCTGTGAGAAAACATTATAATGAACTTCGTGCTGGTATTAGGGAAGGACTTCCAACAGATTTAGCCAGGCCTCTATCAGTTGGACAACGAGTAATTGCACTTCATCCTAAAACCAGAGAACTTTACGATGGAAGTGTGCTCACTGTTGATCATGACAAATGCAGGGTTCAGTTTGACAGTCCTGAGATAGGAGTTGAATTTGTCATG GATATTGATTGCATGCCTTTAAATCCGTCGGATAACATGCCAGAAGCTCTTAGGAGACAAAATTTTGCTACTGGAAAGTTCTCTCTTATATCAAAGGAGCCACAAATTAATGGACATCTGAGTTTTGAAGGATCTATGATGAGTGCTTCAAGTGGTCATATGGAGAGGGTTTCAAGCGCTGTGAATTCTATGCTAAAGCAGGGAAAG GTGGATGCAAACCATGCTGTTTCACAAGCTAAGGCAGCAGCTATTGACATCATTCAAGCTTCCAATAATCAACCTTGTATGCTGGCCCAGAATCAAGCTAGGGAGGCTGATATAATAGCTCTTTCTGAAATGAATCGTGCTCTAGATAGAAAG GAAGCATTATTGATGGAGCTTAGGAGCACAAACAATGATGTAGTGGAGAAACAAAATAATGGAGGCTGCTCTCTAAAGGATTCTGAACCTTTCAAGAAGCATTATGCCATGGTACTTGTACAGCTAAAGGAAGCCAGTGGCCAG GTTTCTTCTGCTTTGCTTGATCTAAGGCAGCGCAATACTTATCCAGGAAATACCCTACCTCCTTGGATGAAGCTTCCAACCAATTCCAATGTCCATTGTGGTCTTACAAGTTCTGATAACTCTTCTATATCTCGAGAATCAGCATCTAGCATAGTTGAAATTGTCAAAGGCTCAAGATTGAAAGCGCATACAATGGTAGATGCGGCTATTCAG GCATTCACATTGAGGAAAGAAGGGGAAGATGCTTTTGTGAGGATCGGACAAGCTTTAGATTCTTTTGATAACCAACAATTAACATCCGACTCTAGGGTACCAGTGATCAGGCGTCAACAGCAGGACACTGGCAGTCTAGGTAACCACAGTCAGATGTCTTTCTACACATCAGAGCCCCTTGTTACTAGCGATGCATCTGTGAAAAGGCTGTGCAATGATTCTGACGAAATTGAGGCACAAATCCCATCGGAGCTTATCACTTCCTGTGTTGCTGCTTTGCTCATGATACAG ACTTGTACTGAAAGACAGTATCCTCCAGCTGATGTGGCTCAGATATTAGATTCTGCTCTCACAAGTTTGCACCCATGCTGTCCTCAGAACCTTCCCATTTATAGAGAGATTCAAATGTGCGTGGGACGAATCAAGACCCAAATATTGGCTCTTATACCAACTTGA
- the LOC122315086 gene encoding protein ALWAYS EARLY 2 isoform X3, with product MAPARKPKSVNKRFSTINDVTPKKDGRNLGKSSLRKKKYSDKLGPQWSKEELGRFYEAYRKYGKDWKKVAAVVRNRSIDMVEALYTTNRAYLSLPEGTASVVGLIAMMTDYYNILEESDSERESNGASASWKPLKHKRRKVQLSDSKDIFQSRSIASSDGYLSLLNRRNCDGAQPRAVRKRTPRFPVSFSHKKDVAETYASPSKRGRKLEVDTNDDKVARVAALTLAEASQRGGSPQISQTSYRRTEHITSSPAQSWERMHAQSDTAHAKLRDAAIDENWVVSSMRSRGAENGDFARDTSSLMDMEGVGTVEVHKQGRKFYRREKVEDIENDQYDDGCEACSGTEEGINFGSLQGKVDIEISNTKSDRFSVHGQRKRSKKLFFEDETMGFHALQTLADLSLSTMESESSVQLKEERIIFDMDYKSSAPEATSISHHEDKNILSGAKEKAVNAISRVDGTTSKMSKLVRDSSVDIIVTSEAKEELLPVDKPLKRKRKPTISKVLTEEENKPVVKAKRSGQSFTFSKQWKLSEGSLDIDHRRVEADLAVSAEQIPVANHASLSTKRRRRRKMSLPKLSTAEETKSYEKILKNRLKYSTSSHDKALLKEKLSCYLSSRMVRRWCTFEWFYSAIDYPWFAKREFVEYLNHVGLGHIPRLTRVEWGVIRSSLGKPRRFSEHFLHEEREKLRQYRESVRKHYNELRAGIREGLPTDLARPLSVGQRVIALHPKTRELYDGSVLTVDHDKCRVQFDSPEIGVEFVMDIDCMPLNPSDNMPEALRRQNFATGKFSLISKEPQINGHLSFEGSMMSASSGHMERVSSAVNSMLKQGKVDANHAVSQAKAAAIDIIQASNNQPCMLAQNQAREADIIALSEMNRALDRKEALLMELRSTNNDVVEKQNNGGCSLKDSEPFKKHYAMVSSALLDLRQRNTYPGNTLPPWMKLPTNSNVHCGLTSSDNSSISRESASSIVEIVKGSRLKAHTMVDAAIQAFTLRKEGEDAFVRIGQALDSFDNQQLTSDSRVPVIRRQQQDTGSLGNHSQMSFYTSEPLVTSDASVKRLCNDSDEIEAQIPSELITSCVAALLMIQTCTERQYPPADVAQILDSALTSLHPCCPQNLPIYREIQMCVGRIKTQILALIPT from the exons ATGGCCCCGGCAAGAAAACCTAAAAGTGTGAATAAGCGATTTTCTACTATAAATGATGTCACTCCAAAGAAAGATGGTAGGAACTTGGGCAAAAGTTCGCTGCGG AAGAAGAAATATTCCGATAAATTAGGGCCTCAATGGAGCAAGGAGGAGCTTGGGCGTTTTTATGAAGCCTATCGGAAGTATGGGAAAGACTGGAAGAAG GTGGCTGCTGTAGTGCGTAACAGATCCATCGATATGGTAGAGGCTCTCTACACTACAAACCGG GCATACTTATCTTTGCCAGAGGGTACGGCTTCCGTGGTTGGTCTCATAGCTATGATGACAGATTACTATAATATCCTG GAAGAGAGTGATAGTGAAAGGGAGAGCAATGGCGCTTCAGCATCTTGGAAACCTCTGAAACACAAGCGGCGGAAAGTTCAGCTTAGTGACTCAAAAGATATTTTCCAGTCTCGGTCAATTGCATCAAGTGATGGATATTTATCTCTGCTGAACAGGAGAAACTGTGATG GTGCCCAGCCTCGTGCAGTGAGGAAAAGGACACCTCGGTTTcctgtttcattttcacatAAGAAAGACGTTGCAGAAACTTATGCTTCACCAAGTAAAAGAGGCCGGAAGTTAGAGGTTGATACCAATGATGACAAAGTCGCACGTGTGGCAGCATTGACATTAGCTGAGGCTTCACAGAGAGGAGGCTCTCCCCAGATTTCTCAAACATCATACAGAAGAACAGAACATATAACATCCTCACCAGCTCAGAGCTGGGAAAGAATG CATGCACAATCTGACACGGCTCATGCCAAGCTCCGTGATGCTGCCATTGATGAAAACTGGGTGGTAAGTAGTATGAGAAGCAGGGGAGCCGAAAATGGAGATTTTGCTAGAGATACTAGCTCCTTGATGGATATGGAAGGTGTAGGGACTGTTGAAGTTCATAAACAGGGGAGGAAGTTTTACAGAAGGGAGAAAGTGGAAGACATTGAAAATGATCAGTATGATGATGGATGTGAAGCCTGTAGTGGTACTGAAGAAGGAATTAACTTTGGTTCCCTTCAAGGAAAAGTTGATATAGAGATTTCAAATACAAAATCTGACCGATTCTCTGTACATGGTCAAAGGAAGAGAAGCAAGAAACTTTTCTTTGAAG ATGAAACTATGGGCTTCCATGCCCTGCAGACATTGGCTGATTTGTCTCTATCCACAATGGAATCTG AATCATCAGTTCAGTTGAAGGAAGAAAGAATAATTTTTGATATGGATTATAAATCCAGTGCACCAGAAGCTACATCTATTAGCCACCATGAAGACAAAAATATACTCTCAGGGGCGAAAGAGAAGGCAGTAAATGCAATCTCTAGGGTTGATGGCACAACCTCCAAGatgtcaaaacttgtgaggGACTCATCAGTTGATATTATTGTTACTTCTGAAGCAAAAGAAGAGCTTCTGCCTGTTGATAAACCGTTGAAACGAAAGCGCAAGCCCACTATATCAAAg GTCTTAACTGAAGAAGAGAATAAACCAGTGGTCAAAGCTAAACGCTCTGGTCAGAGTTTTACCTTCTCAAAACAATGGAAATTGTCAGAAGGTTCCTTGGATATTGATCATCGAAGAGTGGAGGCTGATTTAGCTGTATCAGCTGAACAAATTCCTGTGGCGAACCATGCTAGTTTATCAACTAAACGACGAAGGAGACGTAAAATGAGTCTACCGAAGTTATCAACCGCAGAAGAGACAAAGtcttatgaaaaaattttgaaaaatagactTAAATACTCCACCTCATCACATGACAAAGCCCTCCTAAAA GAAAAGCTTTCATGTTACCTTTCATCTCGTATGGTCCGTAGATGGTGCACTTTTGAATGGTTTTATAGCGCAATTGACTACCCTTGGTTTGCAAAAAGGGAGTTTGTGGAGTACTTAAATCATGTTGGACTGGGGCACATCCCAAGGCTCACTCGTGTCGAATGGGGTGTCATAAGGAG TTCTCTTGGTAAACCTCGGAGGTTCTCTGAACATTTTCTTCatgaagaaagagagaaacttaGGCAATATCGGGAATCTGTGAGAAAACATTATAATGAACTTCGTGCTGGTATTAGGGAAGGACTTCCAACAGATTTAGCCAGGCCTCTATCAGTTGGACAACGAGTAATTGCACTTCATCCTAAAACCAGAGAACTTTACGATGGAAGTGTGCTCACTGTTGATCATGACAAATGCAGGGTTCAGTTTGACAGTCCTGAGATAGGAGTTGAATTTGTCATG GATATTGATTGCATGCCTTTAAATCCGTCGGATAACATGCCAGAAGCTCTTAGGAGACAAAATTTTGCTACTGGAAAGTTCTCTCTTATATCAAAGGAGCCACAAATTAATGGACATCTGAGTTTTGAAGGATCTATGATGAGTGCTTCAAGTGGTCATATGGAGAGGGTTTCAAGCGCTGTGAATTCTATGCTAAAGCAGGGAAAG GTGGATGCAAACCATGCTGTTTCACAAGCTAAGGCAGCAGCTATTGACATCATTCAAGCTTCCAATAATCAACCTTGTATGCTGGCCCAGAATCAAGCTAGGGAGGCTGATATAATAGCTCTTTCTGAAATGAATCGTGCTCTAGATAGAAAG GAAGCATTATTGATGGAGCTTAGGAGCACAAACAATGATGTAGTGGAGAAACAAAATAATGGAGGCTGCTCTCTAAAGGATTCTGAACCTTTCAAGAAGCATTATGCCATG GTTTCTTCTGCTTTGCTTGATCTAAGGCAGCGCAATACTTATCCAGGAAATACCCTACCTCCTTGGATGAAGCTTCCAACCAATTCCAATGTCCATTGTGGTCTTACAAGTTCTGATAACTCTTCTATATCTCGAGAATCAGCATCTAGCATAGTTGAAATTGTCAAAGGCTCAAGATTGAAAGCGCATACAATGGTAGATGCGGCTATTCAG GCATTCACATTGAGGAAAGAAGGGGAAGATGCTTTTGTGAGGATCGGACAAGCTTTAGATTCTTTTGATAACCAACAATTAACATCCGACTCTAGGGTACCAGTGATCAGGCGTCAACAGCAGGACACTGGCAGTCTAGGTAACCACAGTCAGATGTCTTTCTACACATCAGAGCCCCTTGTTACTAGCGATGCATCTGTGAAAAGGCTGTGCAATGATTCTGACGAAATTGAGGCACAAATCCCATCGGAGCTTATCACTTCCTGTGTTGCTGCTTTGCTCATGATACAG ACTTGTACTGAAAGACAGTATCCTCCAGCTGATGTGGCTCAGATATTAGATTCTGCTCTCACAAGTTTGCACCCATGCTGTCCTCAGAACCTTCCCATTTATAGAGAGATTCAAATGTGCGTGGGACGAATCAAGACCCAAATATTGGCTCTTATACCAACTTGA
- the LOC122315086 gene encoding protein ALWAYS EARLY 2 isoform X1, whose product MAPARKPKSVNKRFSTINDVTPKKDGRNLGKSSLRKKKYSDKLGPQWSKEELGRFYEAYRKYGKDWKKVAAVVRNRSIDMVEALYTTNRAYLSLPEGTASVVGLIAMMTDYYNILEESDSERESNGASASWKPLKHKRRKVQLSDSKDIFQSRSIASSDGYLSLLNRRNCDGAQPRAVRKRTPRFPVSFSHKKDVAETYASPSKRGRKLEVDTNDDKVARVAALTLAEASQRGGSPQISQTSYRRTEHITSSPAQSWERMHAQSDTAHAKLRDAAIDENWVVSSMRSRGAENGDFARDTSSLMDMEGVGTVEVHKQGRKFYRREKVEDIENDQYDDGCEACSGTEEGINFGSLQGKVDIEISNTKSDRFSVHGQRKRSKKLFFEDETMGFHALQTLADLSLSTMESESSVQLKEERIIFDMDYKSSAPEATSISHHEDKNILSGAKEKAVNAISRVDGTTSKMSKLVRDSSVDIIVTSEAKEELLPVDKPLKRKRKPTISKVLTEEENKPVVKAKRSGQSFTFSKQWKLSEGSLDIDHRRVEADLAVSAEQIPVANHASLSTKRRRRRKMSLPKLSTAEETKSYEKILKNRLKYSTSSHDKALLKEKLSCYLSSRMVRRWCTFEWFYSAIDYPWFAKREFVEYLNHVGLGHIPRLTRVEWGVIRSSLGKPRRFSEHFLHEEREKLRQYRESVRKHYNELRAGIREGLPTDLARPLSVGQRVIALHPKTRELYDGSVLTVDHDKCRVQFDSPEIGVEFVMDIDCMPLNPSDNMPEALRRQNFATGKFSLISKEPQINGHLSFEGSMMSASSGHMERVSSAVNSMLKQGKVDANHAVSQAKAAAIDIIQASNNQPCMLAQNQAREADIIALSEMNRALDRKEALLMELRSTNNDVVEKQNNGGCSLKDSEPFKKHYAMVLVQLKEASGQVSSALLDLRQRNTYPGNTLPPWMKLPTNSNVHCGLTSSDNSSISRESASSIVEIVKGSRLKAHTMVDAAIQAFTLRKEGEDAFVRIGQALDSFDNQQLTSDSRVPVIRRQQQDTGSLGNHSQMSFYTSEPLVTSDASVKRLCNDSDEIEAQIPSELITSCVAALLMIQTCTERQYPPADVAQILDSALTSLHPCCPQNLPIYREIQMCVGRIKTQILALIPT is encoded by the exons ATGGCCCCGGCAAGAAAACCTAAAAGTGTGAATAAGCGATTTTCTACTATAAATGATGTCACTCCAAAGAAAGATGGTAGGAACTTGGGCAAAAGTTCGCTGCGG AAGAAGAAATATTCCGATAAATTAGGGCCTCAATGGAGCAAGGAGGAGCTTGGGCGTTTTTATGAAGCCTATCGGAAGTATGGGAAAGACTGGAAGAAG GTGGCTGCTGTAGTGCGTAACAGATCCATCGATATGGTAGAGGCTCTCTACACTACAAACCGG GCATACTTATCTTTGCCAGAGGGTACGGCTTCCGTGGTTGGTCTCATAGCTATGATGACAGATTACTATAATATCCTG GAAGAGAGTGATAGTGAAAGGGAGAGCAATGGCGCTTCAGCATCTTGGAAACCTCTGAAACACAAGCGGCGGAAAGTTCAGCTTAGTGACTCAAAAGATATTTTCCAGTCTCGGTCAATTGCATCAAGTGATGGATATTTATCTCTGCTGAACAGGAGAAACTGTGATG GTGCCCAGCCTCGTGCAGTGAGGAAAAGGACACCTCGGTTTcctgtttcattttcacatAAGAAAGACGTTGCAGAAACTTATGCTTCACCAAGTAAAAGAGGCCGGAAGTTAGAGGTTGATACCAATGATGACAAAGTCGCACGTGTGGCAGCATTGACATTAGCTGAGGCTTCACAGAGAGGAGGCTCTCCCCAGATTTCTCAAACATCATACAGAAGAACAGAACATATAACATCCTCACCAGCTCAGAGCTGGGAAAGAATG CATGCACAATCTGACACGGCTCATGCCAAGCTCCGTGATGCTGCCATTGATGAAAACTGGGTGGTAAGTAGTATGAGAAGCAGGGGAGCCGAAAATGGAGATTTTGCTAGAGATACTAGCTCCTTGATGGATATGGAAGGTGTAGGGACTGTTGAAGTTCATAAACAGGGGAGGAAGTTTTACAGAAGGGAGAAAGTGGAAGACATTGAAAATGATCAGTATGATGATGGATGTGAAGCCTGTAGTGGTACTGAAGAAGGAATTAACTTTGGTTCCCTTCAAGGAAAAGTTGATATAGAGATTTCAAATACAAAATCTGACCGATTCTCTGTACATGGTCAAAGGAAGAGAAGCAAGAAACTTTTCTTTGAAG ATGAAACTATGGGCTTCCATGCCCTGCAGACATTGGCTGATTTGTCTCTATCCACAATGGAATCTG AATCATCAGTTCAGTTGAAGGAAGAAAGAATAATTTTTGATATGGATTATAAATCCAGTGCACCAGAAGCTACATCTATTAGCCACCATGAAGACAAAAATATACTCTCAGGGGCGAAAGAGAAGGCAGTAAATGCAATCTCTAGGGTTGATGGCACAACCTCCAAGatgtcaaaacttgtgaggGACTCATCAGTTGATATTATTGTTACTTCTGAAGCAAAAGAAGAGCTTCTGCCTGTTGATAAACCGTTGAAACGAAAGCGCAAGCCCACTATATCAAAg GTCTTAACTGAAGAAGAGAATAAACCAGTGGTCAAAGCTAAACGCTCTGGTCAGAGTTTTACCTTCTCAAAACAATGGAAATTGTCAGAAGGTTCCTTGGATATTGATCATCGAAGAGTGGAGGCTGATTTAGCTGTATCAGCTGAACAAATTCCTGTGGCGAACCATGCTAGTTTATCAACTAAACGACGAAGGAGACGTAAAATGAGTCTACCGAAGTTATCAACCGCAGAAGAGACAAAGtcttatgaaaaaattttgaaaaatagactTAAATACTCCACCTCATCACATGACAAAGCCCTCCTAAAA GAAAAGCTTTCATGTTACCTTTCATCTCGTATGGTCCGTAGATGGTGCACTTTTGAATGGTTTTATAGCGCAATTGACTACCCTTGGTTTGCAAAAAGGGAGTTTGTGGAGTACTTAAATCATGTTGGACTGGGGCACATCCCAAGGCTCACTCGTGTCGAATGGGGTGTCATAAGGAG TTCTCTTGGTAAACCTCGGAGGTTCTCTGAACATTTTCTTCatgaagaaagagagaaacttaGGCAATATCGGGAATCTGTGAGAAAACATTATAATGAACTTCGTGCTGGTATTAGGGAAGGACTTCCAACAGATTTAGCCAGGCCTCTATCAGTTGGACAACGAGTAATTGCACTTCATCCTAAAACCAGAGAACTTTACGATGGAAGTGTGCTCACTGTTGATCATGACAAATGCAGGGTTCAGTTTGACAGTCCTGAGATAGGAGTTGAATTTGTCATG GATATTGATTGCATGCCTTTAAATCCGTCGGATAACATGCCAGAAGCTCTTAGGAGACAAAATTTTGCTACTGGAAAGTTCTCTCTTATATCAAAGGAGCCACAAATTAATGGACATCTGAGTTTTGAAGGATCTATGATGAGTGCTTCAAGTGGTCATATGGAGAGGGTTTCAAGCGCTGTGAATTCTATGCTAAAGCAGGGAAAG GTGGATGCAAACCATGCTGTTTCACAAGCTAAGGCAGCAGCTATTGACATCATTCAAGCTTCCAATAATCAACCTTGTATGCTGGCCCAGAATCAAGCTAGGGAGGCTGATATAATAGCTCTTTCTGAAATGAATCGTGCTCTAGATAGAAAG GAAGCATTATTGATGGAGCTTAGGAGCACAAACAATGATGTAGTGGAGAAACAAAATAATGGAGGCTGCTCTCTAAAGGATTCTGAACCTTTCAAGAAGCATTATGCCATGGTACTTGTACAGCTAAAGGAAGCCAGTGGCCAG GTTTCTTCTGCTTTGCTTGATCTAAGGCAGCGCAATACTTATCCAGGAAATACCCTACCTCCTTGGATGAAGCTTCCAACCAATTCCAATGTCCATTGTGGTCTTACAAGTTCTGATAACTCTTCTATATCTCGAGAATCAGCATCTAGCATAGTTGAAATTGTCAAAGGCTCAAGATTGAAAGCGCATACAATGGTAGATGCGGCTATTCAG GCATTCACATTGAGGAAAGAAGGGGAAGATGCTTTTGTGAGGATCGGACAAGCTTTAGATTCTTTTGATAACCAACAATTAACATCCGACTCTAGGGTACCAGTGATCAGGCGTCAACAGCAGGACACTGGCAGTCTAGGTAACCACAGTCAGATGTCTTTCTACACATCAGAGCCCCTTGTTACTAGCGATGCATCTGTGAAAAGGCTGTGCAATGATTCTGACGAAATTGAGGCACAAATCCCATCGGAGCTTATCACTTCCTGTGTTGCTGCTTTGCTCATGATACAG ACTTGTACTGAAAGACAGTATCCTCCAGCTGATGTGGCTCAGATATTAGATTCTGCTCTCACAAGTTTGCACCCATGCTGTCCTCAGAACCTTCCCATTTATAGAGAGATTCAAATGTGCGTGGGACGAATCAAGACCCAAATATTGGCTCTTATACCAACTTGA